From one Malus sylvestris chromosome 1, drMalSylv7.2, whole genome shotgun sequence genomic stretch:
- the LOC126629240 gene encoding uncharacterized protein LOC126629240 isoform X3: MASSLQWECNITSFSVIYGTNYMYIGSEYAMVSVLKYDVEDGKIKLLPYYITANFIAEAAGISVPDHLSVVGVLHQPGSLGNRLVMAYENGLIIIWDASEDRVVLVRGSKDLKVKEKAVTNSPEDTTKELSDATKESKQVEKEISSLCWVSDNGSILAVGYVDGDIMLWDLSTAATTKDQNSEKLDNNVAKLQLSSGERRLPVIVLHWSANRLDNHHRGLLFVYGGDDIGSQEVLTVLSLDWSSGIESLKCVGRTDLKLNGSFADIVLLPTAGAMENSGTLLFVLTNQGQLHVYDKACLLALMSQQKEKTAVPAVQYPVFLPTIEPYMTLAKLSLVHRDEEYSSVFSKKVLVGKINVEDASTTDGKRWPLTGGIPSQLCTAEDYHVERFYIAGYQDGSVRIWDATYPALSLICDLGPEVKGIRSTGASAKVSALDFCSVTIGLAVGDDSGLVRLYNLIGGSEETRVHFVTKTDKEVKNLQQGKGLQCTAMFSILDSPICILQYANFGGRLAVGFECGRVAMLDISTMSVLFLTDSVSNSSSPVTCLAVKSFSDTSNTSHCPEDSASKSLDDPGNGLIIVMTRNAHIVVIDGASGNMVSSWTMNSKKELTAVSMYIFEDGDFLCDVPSAKQSLDVSQITEAKKDHAQNDADPASTQPEVEQDTTSKTAYFVQRSTNTTVLLCCDNALQMCSLKSVIEGDSNSTQKVDLAKPCCWTTAFKKDGKDGGLVVFYQTGVFEIRSFPNLEVVGGFSLMSILRWNFKTNMDKTICSSDRGQIILVNGCELACVSLLSHENDFRIPESLPCLHDKVIAAATDVIASLSVSQKQPQVGVPGILGGIIKGLKAGKAEQDMHPANHEKYCENLESLFSSPPFLKPSQDGKDDQEILELHIDDLVIDGPLIIDGPAPPSSIEKNKNENKDKGTEKERLFEGATSDTKPKMRTAEEIKAKYRDIGDVSAGAAAALARDKLAERQEKLEKLSQNSEELRSGAEDFASMARELAKRMENRKWWQI, translated from the exons ATGGCTTCTTCGTTACAGTGGGAATGCAATATAACTTCATTCTCTGTTATATATGGCACTAATTACAT GTATATTGGAAGCGAATATGCAATGGTCTCTGTGTTGAAGTATGATGTTGAagatggaaaaataaaattactgcCGTACTATATTACTGCAAATTTCATAGCCG AAGCAGCTGGAATTTCAGTGCCTGATCATCTTTCTGTTGTCGGAGTTCTCCATCAACCTGGTTCTCTGGGAAACAG ATTGGTAATGGCATATGAGAATGGGCTCATCATTATTTGGGATGCTTCTGAGGACCGAGTTGTTCTTGTTAGAGGTTCCAAGGACCTGAAAGTGAAGGAAAAGGCAGTTACAAATTCTCCAGAGGATACAACAAAGGAGCTTTCTGATGCTACAAAGGAAAGCAAGCAGGTGGAGAAAGAAATAAGCTCTCTTTGTTGGGTATCTGACAATGGGTCAATTCTTGCTGTTGGCTATGTAGATGGTGATATAATGCTTTGGGACTTATCAACTGCTGCCACTACCAAGGATCAGAACTCCGAAAAATTAGATAACAATGTTGCAAAGCTACAGCTATCATCAGGTGAAAGAAGACTCCCTGTCATTGTTTTACACTGGTCTGCAAATAGGTTAGATAATCATCATAGGGGCCTACTCTTTGTCTATGGTGGTGATGACATTGGATCTCAAGAAGTTCTGACG GTTCTGAGCCTAGATTGGTCTTCAGGAATAGAAAGCCTGAAATGCGTTGGCCGTACAGACCTAAAACTTAATGGTTCATTTGCGGATATAGTTTTGTTACCGACTGCTGGTGCAATGGAGAATAGTGGCACATTGCTATTTGTTTTGACAAATCAGGGACAACTGCATGTCTATGACAAGGCTTGCTTGTTGGCCTTGATGTCTCAGCAAAAGGAGAAGACTGCTGTTCCAGCAGTGCAGTATCCTGTGTTCTTACCCACTATTGAACCATATATGACACTTGCAAAGCTTTCTCTGGTGCATAGAGATGAGGAATACTCCTCAGTTTTTTCTAAG AAAGTCTTAGTTGGAAAGATTAACGTGGAAGACGCTTCAACAACCGATGGTAAAAGGTGGCCTTTGACCGGTGGTATTCCCAGCCAGCTTTGTACTGCTGAAGATTATCATGTCGAGAGATTTTATATAGCAGGATACCAAGATGGATCAGTTCGGATATGGGATGCCACATATCCAGCTCTGTCACTTATCTGTGATTTAGGACCTGAG GTAAAAGGAATCAGATCTACAGGCGCAAGTGCAAAGGTATCAGCATTGGATTTCTGTTCTGTTACTATAGGGCTAGCTGTTGGTGATGATAGCGGTCTG GTTCGTCTTTATAACCTAATAGGTGGTTCAGAAGAGACCAGAGTGCACTTTGTGACAAAAACTGATAAGGAAG TTAAAAATTTACAACAAGGAAAGGGGCTTCAGTGCACGGCCATGTTTTCTATTCTTGATTCACCTATATGCATCCTACAATATGCAAACTTTGGAGGCCGACTTGCTGTGGGTTTTGAATGTGGCCGG GTTGCGATGCTTGATATTAGTACAATGTCAGTTTTGTTTCTTACAGACAGTGTATCCAACTCAAGTTCCCCAGTCACCTGTCTGGCTGTAAAATCATTTTCAGATACCAGTAACACATCACATTGTCCAGAGGACTCTGCGTCCAAGAGTTTGGATGATCCTGGAAATGGGTTGATAATCGTTATGACTAGAAATGCGCATATTGTTGTTATAGACGGTGCCTCTGGCAATATGGTTAGCTCTTGGACTATGAATTCAAAAAAGGAGCTCACTGCGGTTTCAATGTACATTTTTG AGGATGGCGATTTTTTATGTGATGTTCCAAGTGCAAAGCAATCGTTGGACGTTTCTCAGATAACTGAAGCTAAAAAGGATCATGCACAAAATGATGCCGACCCTGCAAGCACGCAGCCGGAAGTTGAGCAGGACACCACTAGCAAAACTGCATATTTTGTGCAGAGATCAACGAACACAACTGTTTTACTTTGTTGTGATAATGCATTACAGATGTGCTCATTGAAGTCTGTGATTGAG GGTGACAGTAACTCCACTCAGAAGGTGGACCTTGCAAAACCATGTTGCTGGACTACAGCCTTCAAGAAAGACGGGAAAGATGGTGGACTTGTTGTATTCTATCAGACAGGAGTTTTTGAAATAAG GTCTTTTCCAAATCTTGAAGTGGTGGGAGGATTTTCATTAATGTCGATTCTGAGATGGAACTTCAAGACCAACATGGACAAGACAATCTGCTCCTCTGATCGTGGGCAAATTATTCTG gTAAATGGGTGTGAATTAGCTTGTGTATCTCTTTTGTCCCATGAAAATGACTTCAG GATTCCTGAATCGTTGCCTTGTCTTCACGATAAAGTGATTGCAGCTGCTACGGATGTCATTGCTAGTTTATCTGTTAGCCAGAAACAG CCACAGGTTGGTGTCCCTGGTATTTTAGGCGGTATCATCAAGGGCTTAAAAGCAGGTAAAGCGGAGCAAGACATGCACCCAGCAAATCATGAGAAGTATTGTGAGAATTTAGAGAGTTTATTTTCAAGTCCGCCGTTTTTAAAACCTTCCCAAGATGGGAAGGATGATCAAGAAATTCTGGAGCTTCATATAG ACGATCTTGTAATTGACGGACCTCTCATAATTGATGGACCTGCTCCCCCTTCTTCAATTGAGAAGAACAAGAATGAAAATAAAG ACAAGGGAACAGAGAAGGAAAGATTATTTGAAGGCGCGACAAGTGATACAAAACCAAAAATGAGGACAGCTGAAGAAATCAAGGCTAAATATAGAGACATTGGG GATGTGTCTGCAGGTGCAGCAGCTGCACTTGCGAGAGATAAGCTTGCAGAACGCCAGGAAAAACTTGAG AAACTCAGCCAAAACTCAGAAGAACTGCGAAGCGGAGCTGAGGACTTCGCGTCAATGGCAAGGGAGCTCGCCAAGAGAATGGAAAATCGAAAATGGTGGCAAATATGA
- the LOC126629240 gene encoding uncharacterized protein LOC126629240 isoform X5, with amino-acid sequence MAYENGLIIIWDASEDRVVLVRGSKDLKVKEKAVTNSPEDTTKELSDATKESKQVEKEISSLCWVSDNGSILAVGYVDGDIMLWDLSTAATTKDQNSEKLDNNVAKLQLSSGERRLPVIVLHWSANRLDNHHRGLLFVYGGDDIGSQEVLTVLSLDWSSGIESLKCVGRTDLKLNGSFADIVLLPTAGAMENSGTLLFVLTNQGQLHVYDKACLLALMSQQKEKTAVPAVQYPVFLPTIEPYMTLAKLSLVHRDEEYSSVFSKKVLVGKINVEDASTTDGKRWPLTGGIPSQLCTAEDYHVERFYIAGYQDGSVRIWDATYPALSLICDLGPEVKGIRSTGASAKVSALDFCSVTIGLAVGDDSGLVRLYNLIGGSEETRVHFVTKTDKEVKNLQQGKGLQCTAMFSILDSPICILQYANFGGRLAVGFECGRVAMLDISTMSVLFLTDSVSNSSSPVTCLAVKSFSDTSNTSHCPEDSASKSLDDPGNGLIIVMTRNAHIVVIDGASGNMVSSWTMNSKKELTAVSMYIFEDGDFLCDVPSAKQSLDVSQITEAKKDHAQNDADPASTQPEVEQDTTSKTAYFVQRSTNTTVLLCCDNALQMCSLKSVIEGDSNSTQKVDLAKPCCWTTAFKKDGKDGGLVVFYQTGVFEIRSFPNLEVVGGFSLMSILRWNFKTNMDKTICSSDRGQIILVNGCELACVSLLSHENDFRIPESLPCLHDKVIAAATDVIASLSVSQKQPQVGVPGILGGIIKGLKAGKAEQDMHPANHEKYCENLESLFSSPPFLKPSQDGKDDQEILELHIDDLVIDGPLIIDGPAPPSSIEKNKNENKDKGTEKERLFEGATSDTKPKMRTAEEIKAKYRDIGDVSAGAAAALARDKLAERQEKLEKLSQNSEELRSGAEDFASMARELAKRMENRKWWQI; translated from the exons ATGGCATATGAGAATGGGCTCATCATTATTTGGGATGCTTCTGAGGACCGAGTTGTTCTTGTTAGAGGTTCCAAGGACCTGAAAGTGAAGGAAAAGGCAGTTACAAATTCTCCAGAGGATACAACAAAGGAGCTTTCTGATGCTACAAAGGAAAGCAAGCAGGTGGAGAAAGAAATAAGCTCTCTTTGTTGGGTATCTGACAATGGGTCAATTCTTGCTGTTGGCTATGTAGATGGTGATATAATGCTTTGGGACTTATCAACTGCTGCCACTACCAAGGATCAGAACTCCGAAAAATTAGATAACAATGTTGCAAAGCTACAGCTATCATCAGGTGAAAGAAGACTCCCTGTCATTGTTTTACACTGGTCTGCAAATAGGTTAGATAATCATCATAGGGGCCTACTCTTTGTCTATGGTGGTGATGACATTGGATCTCAAGAAGTTCTGACG GTTCTGAGCCTAGATTGGTCTTCAGGAATAGAAAGCCTGAAATGCGTTGGCCGTACAGACCTAAAACTTAATGGTTCATTTGCGGATATAGTTTTGTTACCGACTGCTGGTGCAATGGAGAATAGTGGCACATTGCTATTTGTTTTGACAAATCAGGGACAACTGCATGTCTATGACAAGGCTTGCTTGTTGGCCTTGATGTCTCAGCAAAAGGAGAAGACTGCTGTTCCAGCAGTGCAGTATCCTGTGTTCTTACCCACTATTGAACCATATATGACACTTGCAAAGCTTTCTCTGGTGCATAGAGATGAGGAATACTCCTCAGTTTTTTCTAAG AAAGTCTTAGTTGGAAAGATTAACGTGGAAGACGCTTCAACAACCGATGGTAAAAGGTGGCCTTTGACCGGTGGTATTCCCAGCCAGCTTTGTACTGCTGAAGATTATCATGTCGAGAGATTTTATATAGCAGGATACCAAGATGGATCAGTTCGGATATGGGATGCCACATATCCAGCTCTGTCACTTATCTGTGATTTAGGACCTGAG GTAAAAGGAATCAGATCTACAGGCGCAAGTGCAAAGGTATCAGCATTGGATTTCTGTTCTGTTACTATAGGGCTAGCTGTTGGTGATGATAGCGGTCTG GTTCGTCTTTATAACCTAATAGGTGGTTCAGAAGAGACCAGAGTGCACTTTGTGACAAAAACTGATAAGGAAG TTAAAAATTTACAACAAGGAAAGGGGCTTCAGTGCACGGCCATGTTTTCTATTCTTGATTCACCTATATGCATCCTACAATATGCAAACTTTGGAGGCCGACTTGCTGTGGGTTTTGAATGTGGCCGG GTTGCGATGCTTGATATTAGTACAATGTCAGTTTTGTTTCTTACAGACAGTGTATCCAACTCAAGTTCCCCAGTCACCTGTCTGGCTGTAAAATCATTTTCAGATACCAGTAACACATCACATTGTCCAGAGGACTCTGCGTCCAAGAGTTTGGATGATCCTGGAAATGGGTTGATAATCGTTATGACTAGAAATGCGCATATTGTTGTTATAGACGGTGCCTCTGGCAATATGGTTAGCTCTTGGACTATGAATTCAAAAAAGGAGCTCACTGCGGTTTCAATGTACATTTTTG AGGATGGCGATTTTTTATGTGATGTTCCAAGTGCAAAGCAATCGTTGGACGTTTCTCAGATAACTGAAGCTAAAAAGGATCATGCACAAAATGATGCCGACCCTGCAAGCACGCAGCCGGAAGTTGAGCAGGACACCACTAGCAAAACTGCATATTTTGTGCAGAGATCAACGAACACAACTGTTTTACTTTGTTGTGATAATGCATTACAGATGTGCTCATTGAAGTCTGTGATTGAG GGTGACAGTAACTCCACTCAGAAGGTGGACCTTGCAAAACCATGTTGCTGGACTACAGCCTTCAAGAAAGACGGGAAAGATGGTGGACTTGTTGTATTCTATCAGACAGGAGTTTTTGAAATAAG GTCTTTTCCAAATCTTGAAGTGGTGGGAGGATTTTCATTAATGTCGATTCTGAGATGGAACTTCAAGACCAACATGGACAAGACAATCTGCTCCTCTGATCGTGGGCAAATTATTCTG gTAAATGGGTGTGAATTAGCTTGTGTATCTCTTTTGTCCCATGAAAATGACTTCAG GATTCCTGAATCGTTGCCTTGTCTTCACGATAAAGTGATTGCAGCTGCTACGGATGTCATTGCTAGTTTATCTGTTAGCCAGAAACAG CCACAGGTTGGTGTCCCTGGTATTTTAGGCGGTATCATCAAGGGCTTAAAAGCAGGTAAAGCGGAGCAAGACATGCACCCAGCAAATCATGAGAAGTATTGTGAGAATTTAGAGAGTTTATTTTCAAGTCCGCCGTTTTTAAAACCTTCCCAAGATGGGAAGGATGATCAAGAAATTCTGGAGCTTCATATAG ACGATCTTGTAATTGACGGACCTCTCATAATTGATGGACCTGCTCCCCCTTCTTCAATTGAGAAGAACAAGAATGAAAATAAAG ACAAGGGAACAGAGAAGGAAAGATTATTTGAAGGCGCGACAAGTGATACAAAACCAAAAATGAGGACAGCTGAAGAAATCAAGGCTAAATATAGAGACATTGGG GATGTGTCTGCAGGTGCAGCAGCTGCACTTGCGAGAGATAAGCTTGCAGAACGCCAGGAAAAACTTGAG AAACTCAGCCAAAACTCAGAAGAACTGCGAAGCGGAGCTGAGGACTTCGCGTCAATGGCAAGGGAGCTCGCCAAGAGAATGGAAAATCGAAAATGGTGGCAAATATGA
- the LOC126629240 gene encoding uncharacterized protein LOC126629240 isoform X6, with protein sequence MFAKLFNKSSQQPPNSQARVTQADLDPRVVVHYGIPSTSSILAVDRTQSLLAIGTLDGRIKVIGGDNIEGLLTSPKPLPFKNLEFLQNQGFLASVSSENEIQVWDLEQRRMASSLQWECNITSFSVIYGTNYMYIGSEYAMVSVLKYDVEDGKIKLLPYYITANFIAEAAGISVPDHLSVVGVLHQPGSLGNRLVMAYENGLIIIWDASEDRVVLVRGSKDLKVKEKAVTNSPEDTTKELSDATKESKQVEKEISSLCWVSDNGSILAVGYVDGDIMLWDLSTAATTKDQNSEKLDNNVAKLQLSSGERRLPVIVLHWSANRLDNHHRGLLFVYGGDDIGSQEVLTVLSLDWSSGIESLKCVGRTDLKLNGSFADIVLLPTAGAMENSGTLLFVLTNQGQLHVYDKACLLALMSQQKEKTAVPAVQYPVFLPTIEPYMTLAKLSLVHRDEEYSSVFSKKVLVGKINVEDASTTDGKRWPLTGGIPSQLCTAEDYHVERFYIAGYQDGSVRIWDATYPALSLICDLGPEVKGIRSTGASAKVSALDFCSVTIGLAVGDDSGLVRLYNLIGGSEETRVHFVTKTDKEVKNLQQGKGLQCTAMFSILDSPICILQYANFGGRLAVGFECGRVAMLDISTMSVLFLTDSVSNSSSPVTCLAVKSFSDTSNTSHCPEDSASKSLDDPGNGLIIVMTRNAHIVVIDGASGNMVSSWTMNSKKELTAVSMYIFEDGDFLCDVPSAKQSLDVSQITEAKKDHAQNDADPASTQPEVEQDTTSKTAYFVQRSTNTTVLLCCDNALQMCSLKSVIEGDSNSTQKVDLAKPCCWTTAFKKDGKDGGLVVFYQTGVFEIRSFPNLEVVGGFSLMSILRWNFKTNMDKTICSSDRGQIILVNGCELACVSLLSHENDFSDCSCYGCHC encoded by the exons ATGTTCGCCAAGCTCTTCAACAAATCTTCACAGCAACCACCAAATTCGCAG GCAAGGGTTACACAAGCGGATTTGGATCCTCGTGTCGTTGTTCACTATGGGATCCCATCTACTTCGTCCATTCTCGCAGTTGATCGCACACAAAGCCTGTTGGCAATCGGAACACT GGATGGTAGGATAAAAGTGATCGGTGGTGATAATATCGAAGGGCTTCTTACATCTCCAAAGCCGCTGCCCTTTAAAAACTTAGAG TTCCTGCAAAATCAGGGTTTTCTAGCCAGTGTCTCAAGTGAAAATGAAATTCAG GTTTGGGATTTGGAACAGAGGCGAATGGCTTCTTCGTTACAGTGGGAATGCAATATAACTTCATTCTCTGTTATATATGGCACTAATTACAT GTATATTGGAAGCGAATATGCAATGGTCTCTGTGTTGAAGTATGATGTTGAagatggaaaaataaaattactgcCGTACTATATTACTGCAAATTTCATAGCCG AAGCAGCTGGAATTTCAGTGCCTGATCATCTTTCTGTTGTCGGAGTTCTCCATCAACCTGGTTCTCTGGGAAACAG ATTGGTAATGGCATATGAGAATGGGCTCATCATTATTTGGGATGCTTCTGAGGACCGAGTTGTTCTTGTTAGAGGTTCCAAGGACCTGAAAGTGAAGGAAAAGGCAGTTACAAATTCTCCAGAGGATACAACAAAGGAGCTTTCTGATGCTACAAAGGAAAGCAAGCAGGTGGAGAAAGAAATAAGCTCTCTTTGTTGGGTATCTGACAATGGGTCAATTCTTGCTGTTGGCTATGTAGATGGTGATATAATGCTTTGGGACTTATCAACTGCTGCCACTACCAAGGATCAGAACTCCGAAAAATTAGATAACAATGTTGCAAAGCTACAGCTATCATCAGGTGAAAGAAGACTCCCTGTCATTGTTTTACACTGGTCTGCAAATAGGTTAGATAATCATCATAGGGGCCTACTCTTTGTCTATGGTGGTGATGACATTGGATCTCAAGAAGTTCTGACG GTTCTGAGCCTAGATTGGTCTTCAGGAATAGAAAGCCTGAAATGCGTTGGCCGTACAGACCTAAAACTTAATGGTTCATTTGCGGATATAGTTTTGTTACCGACTGCTGGTGCAATGGAGAATAGTGGCACATTGCTATTTGTTTTGACAAATCAGGGACAACTGCATGTCTATGACAAGGCTTGCTTGTTGGCCTTGATGTCTCAGCAAAAGGAGAAGACTGCTGTTCCAGCAGTGCAGTATCCTGTGTTCTTACCCACTATTGAACCATATATGACACTTGCAAAGCTTTCTCTGGTGCATAGAGATGAGGAATACTCCTCAGTTTTTTCTAAG AAAGTCTTAGTTGGAAAGATTAACGTGGAAGACGCTTCAACAACCGATGGTAAAAGGTGGCCTTTGACCGGTGGTATTCCCAGCCAGCTTTGTACTGCTGAAGATTATCATGTCGAGAGATTTTATATAGCAGGATACCAAGATGGATCAGTTCGGATATGGGATGCCACATATCCAGCTCTGTCACTTATCTGTGATTTAGGACCTGAG GTAAAAGGAATCAGATCTACAGGCGCAAGTGCAAAGGTATCAGCATTGGATTTCTGTTCTGTTACTATAGGGCTAGCTGTTGGTGATGATAGCGGTCTG GTTCGTCTTTATAACCTAATAGGTGGTTCAGAAGAGACCAGAGTGCACTTTGTGACAAAAACTGATAAGGAAG TTAAAAATTTACAACAAGGAAAGGGGCTTCAGTGCACGGCCATGTTTTCTATTCTTGATTCACCTATATGCATCCTACAATATGCAAACTTTGGAGGCCGACTTGCTGTGGGTTTTGAATGTGGCCGG GTTGCGATGCTTGATATTAGTACAATGTCAGTTTTGTTTCTTACAGACAGTGTATCCAACTCAAGTTCCCCAGTCACCTGTCTGGCTGTAAAATCATTTTCAGATACCAGTAACACATCACATTGTCCAGAGGACTCTGCGTCCAAGAGTTTGGATGATCCTGGAAATGGGTTGATAATCGTTATGACTAGAAATGCGCATATTGTTGTTATAGACGGTGCCTCTGGCAATATGGTTAGCTCTTGGACTATGAATTCAAAAAAGGAGCTCACTGCGGTTTCAATGTACATTTTTG AGGATGGCGATTTTTTATGTGATGTTCCAAGTGCAAAGCAATCGTTGGACGTTTCTCAGATAACTGAAGCTAAAAAGGATCATGCACAAAATGATGCCGACCCTGCAAGCACGCAGCCGGAAGTTGAGCAGGACACCACTAGCAAAACTGCATATTTTGTGCAGAGATCAACGAACACAACTGTTTTACTTTGTTGTGATAATGCATTACAGATGTGCTCATTGAAGTCTGTGATTGAG GGTGACAGTAACTCCACTCAGAAGGTGGACCTTGCAAAACCATGTTGCTGGACTACAGCCTTCAAGAAAGACGGGAAAGATGGTGGACTTGTTGTATTCTATCAGACAGGAGTTTTTGAAATAAG GTCTTTTCCAAATCTTGAAGTGGTGGGAGGATTTTCATTAATGTCGATTCTGAGATGGAACTTCAAGACCAACATGGACAAGACAATCTGCTCCTCTGATCGTGGGCAAATTATTCTG gTAAATGGGTGTGAATTAGCTTGTGTATCTCTTTTGTCCCATGAAAATGACTTCAG TGATTGCAGCTGCTACGGATGTCATTGCTAG